A single Atopobiaceae bacterium DNA region contains:
- a CDS encoding YbaB/EbfC family nucleoid-associated protein: MAQMNMQQMMKQARKMQEQLAAAQEKLKDVEASASTGGGMVKATANGDMQLTALTIDPEAIDPDDVELLQDMVLAAVNEALSSAQEAAGAQMSQATGGMNIPGMF, encoded by the coding sequence ATGGCCCAGATGAACATGCAGCAGATGATGAAGCAGGCCCGCAAGATGCAGGAGCAGCTCGCCGCGGCCCAGGAGAAGCTCAAGGACGTCGAGGCGTCCGCCAGCACCGGCGGCGGCATGGTCAAGGCCACCGCCAACGGTGACATGCAGCTCACGGCCCTCACCATCGACCCCGAGGCCATCGATCCCGATGACGTCGAGCTGCTCCAGGACATGGTGCTCGCTGCCGTGAACGAGGCCCTGTCGTCTGCCCAGGAGGCCGCGGGCGCCCAGATGAGCCAGGCCACCGGCGGCATGAACATCCCCGGGATGTTCTAG
- a CDS encoding GtrA family protein, producing MAFKEWTEKHNGLWEFIKFNVLSNISTITRFVCTWVGTAVFVNAMGLTGAFSFLIFNYTSAGSNGLGGFLTYLVAEVLAQVVNFFVQMKWVFKSDASFSKAAPKYAVLAVIIVVANLVLPSYVTGFCSTQLGMGSELAATVASLANTLLAVIISFPLLKFWIMPDSKGKQADDKEGDATTEVDEA from the coding sequence ATGGCATTCAAGGAATGGACCGAGAAGCACAACGGCCTCTGGGAGTTCATCAAGTTCAACGTGCTCTCGAACATATCGACCATCACGCGCTTCGTCTGCACGTGGGTCGGCACGGCCGTGTTCGTGAACGCGATGGGGCTGACGGGCGCCTTCTCGTTCCTCATCTTCAACTACACGAGCGCGGGCTCCAACGGCCTGGGGGGCTTCCTCACCTACCTCGTCGCCGAGGTCCTGGCGCAGGTGGTGAACTTCTTCGTCCAGATGAAGTGGGTCTTCAAGTCCGACGCGTCGTTCTCGAAGGCGGCGCCCAAGTACGCGGTGCTCGCCGTGATCATCGTGGTCGCGAACCTGGTGCTCCCGAGCTATGTCACCGGGTTCTGCTCGACGCAGCTGGGCATGGGCTCCGAGCTCGCCGCCACGGTCGCCTCGCTGGCCAACACGCTGCTTGCTGTGATCATCAGCTTCCCGCTGCTCAAGTTCTGGATCATGCCGGACAGCAAGGGCAAGCAGGCCGACGACAAGGAAGGTGATGCCACGACCGAGGTGGACGAGGCCTAG
- the recR gene encoding recombination mediator RecR, translated as MSPSTGEGPGAGVSRPSDGHALQRLLDELGRLPGIGPKSAQRIAYHLLSTDTAEATRLADAILDVKQQVHFCPVCFAYATRDTCDICADASRDRTRICVVSEPRDVTAIERTHTYHGLYHVLGGVISPMDKIGPEQLHVRELLARLGDGTVTEVILATNPDVEGETTASYLSRTIKPLGVAVSRLASGLPVGGDLEYADEVTLGRAIEERREV; from the coding sequence ATGTCCCCCTCCACAGGAGAGGGCCCTGGGGCCGGGGTCTCGCGCCCCTCGGACGGCCATGCCCTCCAGCGCCTCCTCGACGAGCTCGGCCGCCTGCCTGGCATAGGCCCCAAGTCCGCGCAGCGCATCGCCTACCATCTGCTCTCGACGGACACCGCCGAGGCGACCCGCCTGGCCGATGCCATCCTCGACGTGAAGCAGCAGGTGCACTTCTGCCCGGTCTGCTTCGCCTATGCCACGCGTGACACCTGCGACATCTGTGCCGACGCGAGCCGCGACCGCACGCGCATCTGCGTGGTCTCCGAGCCGCGCGACGTCACGGCGATCGAGCGCACGCACACCTACCATGGCCTCTACCACGTGCTCGGCGGTGTCATCAGCCCCATGGACAAGATCGGCCCCGAGCAGCTCCATGTGCGCGAGCTCCTGGCGCGCCTCGGTGACGGCACGGTGACCGAGGTCATCCTCGCCACCAATCCAGACGTGGAGGGCGAGACCACGGCCTCGTACCTCTCACGTACCATAAAGCCGCTGGGAGTGGCCGTGTCACGCCTGGCAAGCGGCCTCCCCGTGGGCGGCGACCTCGAGTACGCCGACGAGGTCACGTTGGGTCGTGCCATCGAGGAGCGCCGCGAGGTCTAG
- a CDS encoding LytTR family DNA-binding domain-containing protein: MADYQILVVEDDPTESKRLSGYIARYASEHGEGLSVTCYDTAVDLVSQERTFDLVFLDIGLPGISGMEAAHLLRAYDQVTPIIFVTDLAQYAVKGYEVDALDFMVKPVSYYAFSMRMDKAMRHIKRSARRSIALTMPDGLRTVPVDDLVSVEITNHTLVYHVSGEPEPLRVRGSLAAVEKDLEGGPFVRISNSCLANMNHVATVHGGDLTMSDGTQLFCSRSKKRAALETIANYLGGSI; this comes from the coding sequence ATGGCAGACTACCAGATACTCGTCGTCGAGGATGACCCCACCGAGTCCAAGCGCCTCTCGGGCTACATCGCCCGCTATGCCTCCGAGCATGGCGAGGGCCTCTCGGTGACCTGCTACGACACGGCAGTCGACCTCGTCTCGCAGGAACGGACCTTCGACCTCGTATTCCTCGACATCGGCCTCCCTGGCATCTCGGGTATGGAGGCGGCCCACCTCCTGCGCGCCTATGACCAGGTCACGCCCATCATCTTCGTGACCGACCTCGCGCAGTACGCCGTCAAGGGCTACGAGGTCGACGCGCTCGACTTCATGGTGAAGCCCGTGAGCTACTACGCCTTCTCCATGCGCATGGACAAGGCCATGCGCCACATCAAGCGCAGCGCCCGCCGCTCGATCGCCCTCACGATGCCCGACGGCCTGCGGACCGTCCCCGTGGACGACCTCGTCTCGGTGGAGATCACCAACCATACCCTCGTCTACCACGTGTCGGGCGAGCCCGAGCCGCTCAGGGTGCGCGGCAGCCTCGCCGCAGTCGAGAAGGACCTCGAGGGCGGCCCCTTCGTACGGATCTCGAACAGCTGCCTTGCCAACATGAACCACGTCGCGACCGTTCACGGCGGCGACCTCACCATGTCGGACGGCACGCAGCTCTTCTGCAGCCGTTCCAAGAAGCGCGCAGCCCTCGAGACCATCGCCAACTACCTGGGCGGGAGCATCTGA
- a CDS encoding ATP-binding protein, with product MDGMDLAQPLVTAAQITVAIYLFAQTLPHREHFVVRVGVAVAVTLLVVVASTWVGDVAMPDLTGTYAYQTQFLVFSAVLVFAVGVVVFLFDTSVWPALFCCTAGYTLQNLVSGTEGLADLLLTHALGTGPGLAELPLAVFFSIAATCVIYLGCYLLLIRKIERDGLSLVEDKAMLLMCAVVILGVIGFDLVNKALTAAGTGFSYLVALRLVHAMVCIFTLVMEYELLYNRRLQMDVASVSRILADEEKQYRVSKENIDAINVKCHDIRHQIRHLEGAGQVVDKEVLDDIAREVDVYDSTVKTGNDALDVILTEKSLLCEREGIALSCIADGAALSFMDAPDLYALFGNALDNALGAVQAIPETGRRSISLMVRRNAGMACVHVENCFAGQLTFHDGLPQTTQADTTSHGFGMRSMAHIAEKYQGTLACSATDEVFSLNVIMPIPEG from the coding sequence ATGGACGGCATGGACCTGGCACAGCCCCTCGTCACAGCCGCGCAGATCACGGTCGCCATCTACCTGTTCGCACAGACCCTGCCGCATCGGGAGCACTTCGTGGTGCGCGTCGGCGTCGCGGTCGCGGTGACGCTTCTGGTGGTGGTCGCAAGCACCTGGGTCGGTGACGTCGCCATGCCCGACCTCACAGGCACCTACGCCTATCAGACCCAGTTCCTGGTCTTCTCGGCCGTGCTCGTGTTCGCCGTGGGCGTGGTCGTCTTCCTCTTCGACACCTCCGTGTGGCCAGCCCTGTTCTGCTGCACCGCCGGCTATACCCTCCAGAACCTCGTGAGCGGCACCGAGGGCCTCGCCGACCTCCTTCTGACGCATGCGCTCGGGACGGGACCGGGACTGGCCGAGCTCCCACTCGCCGTGTTCTTCTCGATTGCCGCCACCTGTGTCATCTACCTGGGATGCTACCTGCTCCTGATCCGAAAGATCGAGCGCGATGGGCTCTCGCTGGTCGAGGACAAGGCGATGCTGCTCATGTGCGCCGTGGTCATCCTGGGCGTCATCGGGTTCGACCTCGTCAACAAGGCGCTCACCGCCGCCGGCACAGGCTTCTCCTACCTCGTGGCCCTGCGCCTCGTGCATGCGATGGTCTGCATCTTCACGCTGGTCATGGAGTACGAGCTGCTCTACAACCGCCGCCTGCAGATGGACGTGGCCTCGGTCTCGCGGATCCTGGCCGACGAGGAGAAGCAGTACCGCGTCTCGAAGGAGAACATCGACGCCATCAACGTGAAGTGCCACGACATCAGGCACCAGATCCGCCACCTCGAGGGAGCGGGCCAGGTCGTGGACAAGGAGGTGCTCGACGACATCGCACGCGAGGTCGACGTCTACGACTCCACGGTCAAGACCGGCAACGACGCGCTCGACGTCATCCTCACCGAGAAGAGCCTGCTGTGCGAGCGCGAGGGCATCGCGCTGTCATGCATCGCCGACGGTGCCGCGCTGTCGTTCATGGACGCACCCGACCTGTACGCGCTCTTCGGCAACGCGCTCGACAACGCGTTGGGGGCCGTGCAGGCGATCCCCGAGACCGGTCGGCGCAGCATATCGCTCATGGTACGGCGCAACGCTGGCATGGCCTGCGTCCACGTGGAGAACTGCTTCGCAGGCCAGCTCACGTTCCACGACGGGCTGCCCCAGACCACGCAGGCCGACACGACGAGCCACGGCTTCGGGATGAGGTCGATGGCGCACATCGCCGAGAAGTACCAGGGCACGCTCGCCTGCTCCGCCACCGACGAGGTCTTCAGCCTCAACGTGATCATGCCGATTCCCGAGGGATAG
- a CDS encoding glycoside hydrolase family 3 C-terminal domain-containing protein, which produces MIGINMADVISALQNCIPYGVFFLIVAVAAIVVAIAVRKKPRPLRKFIRTQSLMGVAAALVIAVNLICFIPMSNLLTLSTGAGAEVSDETTQEARQVGTDVTDEGIVMLKNDDSNLPLSSSTKKVNVFGWSSTSPCYGGTGSGGLNDNYDTTTLIEGLNDAGIETNSELTDFYSSYGLTRPADGSPATGQNDYTTPEPPVDTYSDQLLSDCKDYSDTAIVVISRIGGEGNDLPKDMSQVNVTNNSSDYNDWEAGQSYLELSQSEKNMINMVCSEYDDVTVVYTGANTMEMGWVNDYPQIKSVLWVAGAGQSGFDSLGKVLTGEVNPSGKTSDTFVYDLTDQPSYNNSGDFEYDNMDEYKTTSQMGPSTTVETTPSFVDYTEGIYVGYKYYETASTEGVLDYGSTVQYPFGYGLSYTSFSQKMGDIQKDADGTISFDVTVTNTGSVAGKDAVEVYYNPPYTNGGIEKSSANLITYAKTDEIQPGASQTVHISFSQEDMASYDESGEGSYVLEAGDYQISINSDSHTILDQRTYVAPLDIRYSGDNKRSSDETAATNEFQDAEGDVTYLSRADHFANKDAALAAPTNYSMTDEQKASFTNTSTYDASADDDPNATMPTTGANNGVTLSDLRGKDYDDSLWDTLLDQLTTDDMNNLIGNAGYNTASVASVGKVSTTDCDGPSAINNNFSGKGSIGLPSETTLACTWNSELANEYGECIGKMANEMDVSGWYGPAMNTHRSAFGGRNFEYYSEDGTLAGEMAAQEVSGAADHGVYAYIKHFALNDQETNRCGMLCTWANEQSIREVYLKPFEKAVKEGGATAVMSSYNYIGTTWSGGNSNLLQNVLRNEWGFNGMVLTDYFGGYGYMNADQASRNGGDACLCTLSNGVNTVNDQSASGVQAMRTCAHDILYTTVNSNAYASDTGGFKLATWQIVMIVVDVVIAALVVLMEVLAFKRMKRRTAAGETDESVKAAKAARKAAKKADQK; this is translated from the coding sequence ATGATAGGCATCAATATGGCGGATGTGATCAGCGCGCTTCAGAACTGCATCCCCTATGGTGTCTTCTTTCTCATCGTTGCGGTAGCGGCCATCGTCGTTGCCATCGCGGTGCGGAAGAAGCCCCGGCCCTTGAGGAAGTTCATCCGGACGCAGTCCCTCATGGGGGTCGCGGCGGCGCTTGTCATCGCGGTGAACCTGATCTGCTTCATCCCGATGTCGAACCTGCTCACGCTCTCGACGGGCGCAGGCGCCGAGGTCTCTGACGAGACCACCCAGGAGGCACGCCAGGTCGGCACGGACGTGACCGACGAAGGCATCGTCATGCTCAAGAACGATGACTCCAACCTGCCCCTCTCGTCGAGCACCAAGAAGGTCAACGTCTTCGGCTGGTCCTCCACGAGCCCCTGCTACGGCGGTACCGGCTCCGGCGGCCTCAACGACAACTACGACACCACGACCCTCATCGAGGGCTTGAACGATGCCGGCATCGAGACCAACAGCGAGCTCACCGACTTCTATAGCAGCTACGGGCTCACCCGTCCTGCGGACGGCAGCCCGGCAACCGGTCAGAACGACTACACCACCCCCGAGCCCCCGGTCGACACCTACTCCGACCAGCTCCTCTCGGACTGCAAGGACTACTCCGACACCGCGATCGTCGTCATCTCGCGTATCGGCGGAGAGGGCAACGACCTCCCCAAGGACATGAGCCAGGTCAACGTCACCAACAACTCGTCCGACTACAACGACTGGGAGGCCGGCCAGAGCTACCTCGAGCTCTCACAGAGCGAGAAGAACATGATCAACATGGTGTGCAGCGAGTACGATGACGTCACGGTGGTCTACACCGGCGCCAACACCATGGAGATGGGCTGGGTCAACGACTATCCCCAGATCAAGAGCGTCCTCTGGGTCGCCGGTGCCGGCCAGTCCGGCTTCGACTCCCTGGGCAAGGTCCTCACGGGCGAGGTCAACCCCTCTGGCAAGACGAGCGACACCTTCGTCTACGACCTCACCGACCAGCCCAGCTACAACAACTCCGGTGACTTCGAGTACGACAACATGGACGAGTACAAGACGACCTCCCAGATGGGTCCCAGCACGACCGTCGAGACGACGCCCTCCTTCGTGGACTATACCGAGGGAATCTACGTCGGCTACAAGTACTATGAGACCGCTTCGACGGAGGGAGTGCTCGACTACGGCTCCACGGTGCAGTACCCGTTCGGATACGGCCTGTCGTACACCAGCTTCTCCCAGAAGATGGGTGACATCCAGAAGGATGCCGACGGCACCATCAGCTTCGACGTGACCGTGACCAACACCGGGAGCGTCGCAGGCAAGGACGCCGTCGAGGTCTACTACAACCCGCCCTACACCAACGGCGGCATCGAGAAGTCCTCGGCCAACCTCATCACCTATGCCAAGACCGACGAGATCCAGCCTGGTGCGAGCCAGACGGTCCATATCTCCTTCAGCCAGGAGGACATGGCGTCCTATGACGAGAGCGGCGAGGGCAGCTACGTGCTCGAGGCCGGCGACTACCAGATCTCGATCAACTCCGACTCGCACACCATCCTCGACCAGCGCACCTATGTGGCGCCTCTCGACATACGCTACTCCGGCGACAACAAGCGCTCGAGTGACGAGACGGCTGCGACCAACGAGTTCCAGGACGCAGAGGGCGACGTGACGTACCTCTCGCGCGCTGACCACTTCGCCAACAAGGACGCCGCGCTCGCAGCTCCCACGAACTACTCCATGACCGACGAGCAGAAGGCGAGCTTCACCAACACGTCCACCTATGACGCCTCTGCCGATGACGACCCGAACGCCACCATGCCCACGACGGGTGCCAACAACGGCGTCACGCTCTCGGACCTGCGGGGCAAGGACTACGACGACTCGCTATGGGACACCCTGCTCGACCAGCTCACGACCGATGACATGAACAACCTCATCGGCAACGCGGGGTACAACACGGCGTCGGTCGCAAGCGTGGGCAAGGTCTCCACCACGGACTGCGACGGTCCCAGTGCCATCAACAACAACTTCTCGGGCAAGGGCTCGATCGGCCTTCCCTCCGAGACCACGCTGGCGTGCACCTGGAACTCCGAGCTCGCGAACGAGTATGGCGAGTGCATCGGCAAGATGGCCAACGAGATGGACGTCTCCGGCTGGTACGGCCCTGCCATGAACACGCACCGCTCCGCCTTCGGCGGCCGAAACTTCGAGTACTACTCCGAGGACGGCACGCTGGCTGGTGAGATGGCCGCACAGGAGGTCTCTGGTGCGGCTGACCATGGCGTCTACGCCTACATCAAGCACTTCGCCCTGAACGACCAGGAGACGAACCGCTGCGGCATGCTCTGCACCTGGGCAAACGAGCAGTCCATCCGCGAGGTCTACCTCAAGCCCTTCGAGAAGGCCGTCAAGGAGGGCGGGGCCACCGCCGTCATGAGCTCCTACAACTACATCGGCACCACCTGGTCCGGTGGCAACTCGAACCTGCTCCAGAACGTCCTGCGCAACGAGTGGGGCTTCAACGGCATGGTCCTCACCGACTACTTCGGTGGATACGGCTACATGAATGCTGACCAGGCTTCGAGGAACGGCGGGGACGCCTGCCTCTGCACGCTCAGCAACGGCGTGAACACCGTGAACGACCAGAGTGCGTCCGGCGTCCAGGCAATGAGGACGTGTGCGCACGACATCCTCTACACCACGGTCAACAGCAACGCCTACGCAAGCGATACGGGAGGGTTCAAGTTGGCTACCTGGCAGATCGTCATGATCGTCGTCGACGTCGTGATCGCGGCCCTGGTCGTGCTGATGGAGGTGCTCGCCTTCAAGCGCATGAAGAGGCGCACGGCCGCCGGTGAGACCGACGAGTCCGTGAAGGCCGCCAAGGCCGCCAGGAAGGCAGCCAAGAAGGCTGACCAGAAGTAA
- a CDS encoding phosphatase PAP2 family protein yields the protein MAEPTNDGRGPREVHGIASSIAVLLRKNVRTVVAAVCVVVFVWLLSELAEGELTRIDSLAYSFFVAYIRSDTLTPIMEEFTSLATPVVLLAMLVVVAAFAPGRRPGWCAMVNLVLIVVINQLLKAIVQRPRPEGFRLVDETGYSFPSGHSMVAMAFYGLLAWYVWHYERDAVMRWFWCICLGALVVMVGVSRIYLGVHYATDVIAGFCVSLAWLAFYTKVICPVFLPEPGRKELAERDG from the coding sequence ATGGCAGAACCCACGAACGACGGGAGGGGCCCTCGTGAGGTCCACGGCATCGCCTCGAGCATCGCGGTTCTTCTCCGCAAGAACGTCCGCACGGTGGTCGCGGCCGTCTGCGTGGTAGTGTTCGTCTGGCTGCTGAGCGAGCTTGCCGAGGGCGAGCTCACGCGCATCGACTCCTTGGCCTACTCGTTCTTCGTCGCCTACATCCGCTCCGACACGCTGACGCCCATCATGGAGGAGTTCACCTCGCTCGCCACGCCCGTGGTGCTGCTCGCGATGCTCGTGGTGGTGGCGGCATTCGCCCCCGGGAGGCGCCCGGGATGGTGCGCGATGGTCAACCTCGTGCTCATCGTCGTGATAAACCAGCTGCTCAAGGCCATAGTCCAACGTCCTCGCCCCGAGGGGTTCCGCCTCGTGGACGAGACCGGCTACAGCTTCCCGTCGGGACACTCCATGGTCGCGATGGCGTTCTACGGGTTGCTTGCCTGGTACGTGTGGCACTACGAGCGCGACGCCGTCATGCGCTGGTTCTGGTGCATCTGCCTGGGCGCGCTTGTGGTGATGGTAGGCGTGAGCCGCATCTACCTGGGTGTGCACTATGCGACGGACGTCATTGCCGGATTCTGCGTGTCGCTCGCGTGGCTCGCGTTCTACACCAAGGTCATCTGCCCGGTGTTCCTGCCCGAACCAGGACGCAAGGAGCTGGCCGAGAGGGACGGCTGA